A single genomic interval of Anopheles marshallii chromosome 2, idAnoMarsDA_429_01, whole genome shotgun sequence harbors:
- the LOC128707504 gene encoding thioredoxin domain-containing protein 17-like has protein sequence MVHKHFVAGYDAFVAFMKDFNGNGGAINILFTGAKLENGQSWCGDCVEAVPFIDTAVNTVAPADSHFVYVDVGDRPTWKDMNNPFRKDTNTHLSVIPTMIRWKNPQRLEGEQCAKADLLELFFSEDD, from the exons ATGGTGCATAAACATTTCGTGGCTGGCTACGATGCGTTTGTTGCATTTATGAAAGACTTCAACGGAAACGGAGGCGCGATCAATATTCTTTTCACTGGTGCAAAACTCGAGAACGGCCAGAGCTGGTGTGGGGACTGTGTGGAAG CGGTCCCATTCATCGATACCGCTGTCAACACGGTTGCTCCGGCGGATTCGCATTTCGTTTACGTCGATGTTGGCGATCGACCAAC ATGGAAAGATATGAACAACCCCTTCCGTAAGGACACCAATACACATCTTTCGGTCATACCGACGATGATACGATGGAAGAATCCCCAGCGTCTCGAAGGCGAACAATGCGCGAAAGCTGACCTGCTGGAGCTATTTTTTTCGGAAGATGACTAA
- the LOC128719630 gene encoding cyclin-dependent kinase-like 4, protein MDKWFGEKRLWLFGNHLPLLPRSNLPFRWTSGESKAEGVIKAIQERSRGSSRMDRYEKLSRLGEGSYGVVYKCRDRETGSLVAVKRFVESEDDPAIRKIALREIRLLKNLKHPNLVCLLEVFRRKRRLHLVFEFCEHTVLHELERHPEGCPDNLTKQITYQTIQGVAYCHKQGCLHRDIKPENILLTAQGQVKLCDFGFARMLSPGENYTDYVATRWYRAPELLVGDTQYGTPVDVWAIGCVFAELVRGDALWPGRSDVDQLYLIRRTLGDLLPRHLAIFNQNEFFKGITLPVPPTLETLEAKMPSRTLANPLMMDFLKKCLDKDPAKRWSCERLATHQYFEDYITKQKEIEQTITLEQKQSGNRELKPKTSNTSLPQLPGTQESRVPQKNLFLRSDHHLPTI, encoded by the exons ATGGACAAATGGTTCGGGGAGAAACGGTTGTGGTTGTTTGGTAATCATTTACCGCTACTACCACGCAG CAATCTACCCTTCAGATGGACATCCGGCGAGTCAAAAGCGGAAGGAGTTATCAAAGCCATACAGGAAAG ATCACGGGGCAGCAGTAGAATGGACCGGTACGAGAAGCTCAGCCGGCTGGGCGAAGGTTCGTACGGTGTGGTGTACAAGTGCCGCGACCGGGAGACGGGTTCGCTCGTTGCGGTCAAGCGCTTCGTCGAGTCCGAGGACGATCCGGCCATACGCAAGATCGCGCTGCGTGAGATACGACTGCTGAAGAACCTGAAGCACCCGAACCTTGTCTGCCTGCTAGAGGTATTCCGGCGGAAGCGCCGTCTGCATTTGGTGTTTGAGTTTTGCGAGCATACAGTGCTGCATGAGCTGGAGCGACATCCAGAG GGTTGCCCCGATAACCTCACGAAGCAGATAACGTACCAAACGATCCAGGGTGTCGCCTACTGTCACAAGCAAGGCTGTCTTCATCGGGACATCAAACCGGAAAATATTCTACTTACGGCTCAGGGACAGGTGAAGCTGTGTGATTTTGGTTTCGCCCGTATGCTAA GTCCCGGTGAAAATTACACAGACTATGTAGCAACACGATGGTACCGAGCGCCGGAGCTGCTGGTCGGGGACACACAGTACGGCACGCCGGTGGACGTATGGGCCAtcgggtgtgtgtttgcggaGCTGGTACGCGGTGATGCTCTCTGGCCCGGCCGTAGTGATGTCGATCAGCTGTACCTGATCAGACGCACGCTCGGCGATCTTCTACCTCGACATCTGGccattttcaatcaaaatgaGTTCTTTAAG GGTATAACGCTTCCCGTGCCACCGACACTGGAAACACTCGAAGCCAAGATGCCATCACGTACCTTAGCCAATCCGTTGATGATGGATTTTCTGAAG AAATGTTTGGACAAAGATCCCGCCAAACGCTGGTCCTGTGAGCGGTTGGCCACGCATCAGTACTTTGAGGATTATATTACCAAACAGAAGGAGATCGAGCAAACGATTACGCTAGAACAGAAGCAGAGCGGTAACCGGGAACTTAAGccgaaaacatcaaacaccTCGCTGCCGCAGCTACCCGGAACGCAAGAGTCGCGTGTACCACAGAAGAACCTTTTCCTACGGTCCGACCATCACTTGCCAACCATATAA
- the LOC128719006 gene encoding E3 ubiquitin-protein ligase HRD1-like, which yields MRTVGLSVISMLLTGLVIGNAYYQKKQFYPSVVYITKSNPSMAVIYIQSLVLVLMLGKLMKKIFLGTLRAAEFEHLMERFWYALTETCLAFTVFRDDFNPKFVALFTVLLFLKSFHWLAEDRVDYMERSPVIGWLFHVRVAGLLLCLGLFDYELISYAYQSTIAKGVTVQLVFGFEYAILMTMVINTAIKYIFHAAELRSDTPWENKAVFLLYTELIIGFTRVVLYVVFVILMVKIFTLPMFAFRPMYYTMRNFKKALNDVILSRRAIRNMNTLYPDATPEELQMSDNICIICREDMVSNSKKLPCGHIFHTACLRSWFQRQQTCPTCRLNILRTPITAATTPATPPPNNNGNDTNNGAGVAAGTDTSRPTMVTGSGSAGVTGSSAVTAGATLANGLTTTGTSALPLFPPAPLMLPPFPFVGMPSYTMPLPPVPPSLDTLSDEEVRAMEGNERRHIEERIKHLQNIRTLLDASVALMNQYAAITARLPPEAVAHLQQQTPQPNLAMANSTNAAASSSVTGTNITTSPTTVTASVTEATTAVSDGSTSNPSVTANVVAESSSNKPSSSKVSDSDSSRVSNNSVSSTGKAAGSTGLSQPKLEDLGPLSSDEDDSSVKLKKESLPVDSKVLLITPDQMQDVAGPSRVTELNGGGALKRPESAAMSELRRRRLEKFGTTSPPDTINSQQEQQQ from the exons ATGCGTACCGTAGGGCTGTCCGTGATCAGCATGCTGCTGACCGGGCTGGTGATTGGTAATGCTTACTATCAGAAGAAGCAGTTTTACCCGTCGGTGGTGTACATCACGAAATCCAACCCGAGCATGGCT GTCATATACATTCAGTCACTAGTGCTTGTGTTGATGTTGGGCAAGCTgatgaaaaaaatcttcctGGGCACGTTACGAGCTGCCGAGTTCGAGCATCTGATGGAGCGGTTCTGGTACGCGCTGACGGAAACCTGCCTCGCGTTTACCGTCTTTCGGGATGATTTCAATCCAAAGTTTGTGGCACTGTTTACAGTGCTACTCTTTCTGAAATCCTTTCACTGGTTGGCAGAAGATCGTGTGGATTAT ATGGAACGCAGCCCCGTGATCGGTTGGTTATTTCACGTCCGAGTGGCCGGACTGCTGCTCTGTTTGGGGTTGTTCGATTACGAGCTAATATCGTACGCGTACCAATCCACTATCGCGAAAGGCGTTACGGTGCAGCTTGTCTTCGGGTTCGAGTATGCCATCCTAATGACTATGGTCATTAACACGGCTATTAAATACATCTTCCACGCAGCCGAACTGCGTTCAGACACACCGTGGGAAAACAAGGCTGTATTTTTGCTGTACACCGAATTGATCATTGGCTTCACGCGTGTCGTACTGTACGTGgtgtttgttattttgatGGTTAAAATATTCACCCTGCCAATGTTCGCCTTCCGACCGATGTACTACACTATGCG AAACTTCAAGAAGGCTTTGAACGACGTAATTCTATCAAGGCGCGCTATCCGCAACATGAATACGCTCTATCCGGATGCGACACCCGAGGAGCTACAAATGTCCGACAACATCTGCATCATTTGTCGCGAGGACATGGTGAGCAACTCGAAGAAGCTTCCGTGTGGTCATATATTCCACACGGCTTGCCTTCGTTCCTGGTTCCAGCGGCAACAGACATGCCCAACCTGCCGGTTAAACATTCTGCGTACACCGATCACAGCAGCCACAACACCTGCTACTCCACCACCGAACAATAATGGTAACGATACGAATAATGGTGCTGGCGTAGCAGCCGGTACCGACACTAGTCGTCCGACGATGGTGACCGGTAGCGGAAGCGCTGGTGTTACCGGTAGTAGTGCTGTGACTGCAGGAGCTACCTTAGCAAATG GTCTTACGACGACAGGAACCAGCGCGTTGCCACTATTTCCTCCAGCACCGTTGATGTTGCCACCATTTCCATTTGTGGGTATGCCCTCGTACACGATGCCCTTGCCACCAGTGCCGCCATCGCTGGACACACTGTCGGACGAGGAGGTTCGTGCAATGGAAGGCAATGAAAGGCGCCACATTGAGGAACGCATTAAGCATCTACAGAATATACGCACGCTACTCGATGCATCCGTCGCACTCATGAATCAGTACGCAGCCATAACGGCCCGTTTGCCACCGGAAGCTGTGGCTCAtttgcagcagcaaacgcCACAACCTAATCTAGCGATGGCCAATTCTACTAATGCTGCTGCTAGTAGTTCTGTTACTGGTACGAACATTACTACATCACCGACAACAGTGACCGCCTCGGTAACGGAGGCAACAACGGCTGTAAGTGATGGTAGCACCAGTAATCCATCAGTGACAGCAAATGTTGTTGccgaaagcagcagcaataaaCCTAGCAGTAGTAAGGTTAGTGATAGTGATAGCAGTAGAGTAAGTAACAATAGCGTCTCGTCCACCGGGAAGGCCGCCGGTAGTACGGGGTTGAGTCAACCGAAGCTAGAAGATCTCGGACCGCTGAGTAGCGACGAAGATGATTCCTCAGTGAAGCTGAAAAAGGAGTCATTGCCGGTCGATAGTAAGGTGTTGCTCATTACACCCGATCAGATGCAGGATGTAGCGGGTCCATCGAGGGTGACGGAACTAAACGGTGGGGGCGCATTAAAACGACCCGAAAGTGCCGCGATGAGCGAGTTGCGCCGTCGACGTTTGGAAAAGTTTGGCACCACAAGTCCACCGGATACGATAAACAGTCAGCAAGAACAGCAACAGTAA
- the LOC128708595 gene encoding uncharacterized protein LOC128708595 codes for MAIPSSRVLINDLDNKEELYAVLQEELRKSGIKYRKEKPSKASNEKTKCKRIFKTPLHGLELTDVLLANGGIVQIPLFVSNACQFILENVDTEGLFRKAGSTKRQQQIKASLESGVPLGKSHHVIDVANIIKTFFRDLPEALLPSGNVQEALIRCLLGGNDDKVHKLMMTCLLLPPLTLNTLAYFMQFLHTVSMHAEKNRMTAENLAIILTPSIMPITESVQQRFNSHVKVLLLLIENSQQIGLIPELILSQLKEDTGNNISMALTNVTDKKKKKRRSGSLTRMFNGFKKMVSAIGSSENLDRTDEKGDNDPTLVIGTPCLSKSAKKRKVTDGIAFSAKKKKEVTSLLPDNHDLLPSTPLVAKEPKKSRLSLGGSKKPSKVVQRLLPTGSIPSIAEGKPMERRWSVVGAPWGRKKQNRIKLPDTESSADLLDGRAKTEDEFDLDPAGKSLLLAGGRMSPVVSMPCLVSAEGLSNMADNMNVDMTESKEDGEDETDGDDFLKIRRSEYEAIKKRMSDIESKLSKEFTALVGREDVLLDNVEDKYRQTLEQTEPIEATCATTDQLAKRLSRELKIRQSGEHKVIRSPSARKIGTIRRRSREAVRLSRNQSWHVGNGARDQQATVTSCAVDLSFYPKSGVLKRGRPNTVQSGLKAPDTTVTMSCPEPEKIGMTTEKESTKPLSCLGTSASGGNYTDEEKEEQWVNAESYFETHNVTDDVSSVMDSTAEFLTPCKVLMEDYFKTPDQNTRRASLRSASKQQSTFCTPLVSRVDVNVQSAKTPMLPPVVPPRIKTPARTPKLPPRTPSSATRQVNSVSLLKSHITPLQEAQSGRASIARIRSQNAGMVMAKAKLFDGLVSNASLDSQSAGGASNRTPISNRRQSAKFRSAFVAMPQTVTSADGIPRESAVQIRQIQKLRSSSAHHTNAHRSPRKSTPRKRAFTKSTHGGAINRREKLRQATKGSSSGITSAVGVSSKALLNSPRIVRRLQENVQEHLAATNVNVVRLSPNVKNMNSGKAIASPRLTTPHIRKQLLRNSPRRILAATPGRDNRMPHGERFQTPLKATPLSRFAISAAPGFENSPERSPHTRAANVR; via the exons ATGGCTATTCCATCATCAAGAGTGTTAATAAACGATCTGGATAACAAAGAAGAGCTGTACGCGGTGTTGCAGGAAGAGTTACGCAAAAGTGGAATTAAATATCGCAAGGAGAAACCCTCGAAAGCATCTAAC GAGAAAACCAAGTGTAAACGTATCTTCAAAACACCCTTACATGGGCTAGAGCTCACCGATGTGCTGCTAGCAAACGGGGGAATAGTGCAAATTCCCCTGTTCGTATCGAACGCATGTCAGTTCATTCTCGAAAATGTAGACACGGAAGGATTGTTTCGGAAAGCTGGGTCCACCAAACGTCAGCAACAGATAAAG GCCAGTTTGGAGTCGGGTGTCCCGTTGGGCAAATCGCACCACGTTATTGATGTGGCCAACATTATAAAGACATTCTTTCGCGATCTGCCCGAGGCACTTCTACCGTCCGGAAACGTGCAGGAAGCACTCATCCGATGTTTGCTCGGCGGCAACGACGATAAGGTGCACAAGCTGATGATGACCTGTTTGCTCTTACCACCATTGACACTCAACACCCTGGCATACTTCATGCAATTTTTACACACGGTGTCCATGCATGCCGAAAAGAATAGGATGACGGCGGAAAATTTGGCCATAATATTAACACCAAGCATCATGCCCATAACCGAGTCGGTCCAGCAAAGGTTTAACAGTCACGTCAAAGTACTTTTGTTGCTGATTGAAAATTCGCAACAGATTGGCCTCATCCCCGAGTTAATTCTTAGCCAGCTGAAGGAAGACACTGGCAACAATATCAGCATGGCTCTGACAAACGTCACggacaaaaagaagaaaaagcgtCGCAGTGGATCGCTTACACGCATGTTCAATGGGTTCAAAAAAATGGTCAGTGCCATTGGATCGTCGGAGAATTTGGACAGAACCGATGAAAAAGGCGACAATGATCCAACGTTGGTAATCGGTACGCCTTGTTTGAGTAAATCagctaaaaaaagaaaagtgacTGATGGCATTGCGTTCAGTGCCAAGAAAAA GAAGGAAGTAACATCCCTGTTGCCGGATAATCATGATCTTCTGCCCAGCACGCCGCTCGTTGCTAA AGAGCCGAAAAAAAGCCGTCTAAGCCTTGGAGGAAGTAAAAAACCAAGCAAAGTGGTACAGCGGTTGTTGCCGACCGGTTCGATACCTTCAATAGCCGAAGGCAAACCAATGGAACGCCGTTGGAGTGTGGTAGGTGCACCATGGGGacgtaaaaaacaaaatcgcatCAAACTGCCAGACACGGAAAGTAGCGCAGATCTGCTCGATGGGAGAGCAAAGACTGAGGATGAGTTCGATTTGGATCCGGCAGGGAAATCCCTACTGCTTGCAGGTGGTCGCATGTCGCCGGTGGTATCAATGCCCTGTCTGGTCAGTGCTGAGGGATTGTCCAACATGGCTGATAACATGAATGTCGACATGACAGAATCGAAAGAAGACGGCGAAGATGAAACCGATGGCGACGATTTCCTCAAGATTCGACGCAGTGAATatgaagcgataaaaaaacgaatgtcGGATATTGAGTCTAAGCTGTCGAAAGAGTTCACCGCACTGGTCGGACGCGAAGATGTGCTGCTGGACAATGTAGAAGACAAGTATCGACAAACGCTGGAACAAACGGAACCGATAGAGGCAACCTGCGCAACGACGGACCAGCTGGCAAAGAGGCTCAGTCGTGAGTTGAAGATTCGTCAGAGCGGCGAACACAAAGTGATCCGATCGCCAAGTGCAAGAAAAATAGGCACCATTCGGCGACGTAGCCGAGAAGCAGTTCGTCTTTCGCGCAATCAATCGTGGCACGTTGGTAATGGAGCGCGAGATCAGCAAGCTACCGTCACGAGTTGTGCCGTGGATCTGTCCTTCTATCCCAAATCCGGTGTTTTGAAGCGCGGTCGTCCGAACACGGTACAGAGTGGTTTGAAAGCGCCGGATACAACTGTGACCATGTCCTGCCCAGAACCAGAGAAAATAGGGATGACaacggaaaaagaaagcacgaAACCGCTTTCCTGTTTAGGGACGAGTGCAAGCGGCGGAAACTACACGGATGaggaaaaggaagaacaaTGGGTCAATGCGGAAAGCTACTTCGAGACGCATAACGTCACAGATGATGTGTCCAGTGTAATGGATTCAACTGCCGAGTTTCTAACACCTTGTAAGGTGCTGATGGAAGATTATTTCAAAACGCCGGATCAAAATACTCGCCGAGCATCCTTGCGATCAGCTTCGAAACAGCAAAGTACCTTCTGCACTCCGTTGGTGTCAAGAGTGGATGTAAACGTCCAGAGCGCGAAGACGCCCATGCTGCCGCCGGTAGTTCCACCCCGAATAAAAACTCCCGCCCGGACACCTAAACTTCCACCGCGCACACCGAGCAGCGCGACACGGCAGGTAAACTCGGTCAGCTTGCTAAAATCACACATTACCCCACTGCAGGAGGCTCAAAGTGGTCGTGCATCAATCGCACGAATTCGCAGCCAAAACGCTGGTATGGTAATGGCCAAGGCAAAGCTTTTCGATGGTCTCGTATCGAACGCCAGCCTGGATTCGCAATCCGCCGGAGGAGCTTCGAATCGAACACCGATCTCAAACCGTCGCCAGAGTGCAAAGTTCCGATCGGCATTCGTTGCAATGCCACAAACCGTTACATCGGCTGACGGAATACCGCGCGAATCTGCCGTTCAGATTCGGCAAATACAGAAGTTACGATCTTCTTCCGCCCATCATACAAATGCGCACCGCAGTCCAAGGAAATCTACACCGCGAAAGCGTGCCTTTACGAAGTCGACTCACGGCGGTGCAATTAATCGGCGTGAAAAGCTCCGCCAGGCTACGAAGGGCTCTTCAAGTGGAATAACCTCAGCAGTAGGAGTTTCTTCCAAGGCTTTGCTCAACTCGCCACGAATTGTACGACGATTGCAGGAGAATGTTCAAGAACATTTAGCAGCGACGAACGTGAATGTCGTACGTCTGTCGCCGAATGTTAAGAATATGAACAGCGGAAAAGCGATTGCTTCGCCGAGATTAACGACACCACACATCCGCAAACAATTGCTTCGAAACTCACCCAGACGCATCTTGGCTGCGACACCGGGCCGAGACAATCGCATGCCGCACGGTGAGCGATTTCAAACGCCACTGAAAGCCACTCCACTATCTCGCTTTGCCATCAGTGCTGCGCCAGGCTTTGAAAACAGTCCCGAACGATCACCTCATACACGGGCGGCCAATGTTCGTTAA